In Cynocephalus volans isolate mCynVol1 chromosome 3, mCynVol1.pri, whole genome shotgun sequence, one DNA window encodes the following:
- the TRAPPC6B gene encoding trafficking protein particle complex subunit 6B, whose product MADEALFLLLHNEMVSGVYKSAEQGEVENGRCITKLESMGFRVGQGLIERFTKDTARFKDELDIMKFICKDFWTTVFKKQIDNLRTNHQGIYVLQDNKFRLLTQMSAGKQYLEHASKYLAFTCGLIRGGLSNLGIKSIVTAEVSSMPACKFQVMIQKL is encoded by the exons ATGGCGGACGAGGCGTTGTTTTTGCTTCTCCATAACGAGATGGTGTCTGGAGTGTACAAGTCCGCGGAGCAGGGGGAGGTG gaaaatggaCGATGTATTACTAAGCTGGAAAGCATGGGGTTTCGAGTGGGACAAGGATTGATAGAAAG GTTTACAAAAGATACGGCAAGGTTCAAGGATGAGTTAGATATCATGAAGTTCATTTGTAAAGATTTTTGGACTACAGTGTTCAAGAAACAAATCGACAATCTAAGGACAAATCATCAG GGCATCTACGTACTTCAGGACAACAAATTTCGTTTGCTTACTCAGATGTCTGCGGGAAAACAGTATTTAGAACATGCATCTAAG tatttagCATTTACATGTGGCTTAATCAGAGGTGGCTTATCAAATTTGGGGATAAAAAGTATTGTAACAGCTGAAGTGTCTTCAATGCCTGCAT gcaAATTTCAGGTGATGATACAGAAGCTGTAG